One Ricinus communis isolate WT05 ecotype wild-type chromosome 7, ASM1957865v1, whole genome shotgun sequence genomic region harbors:
- the LOC8287617 gene encoding alpha-dioxygenase 1-like isoform X1 — MISLLGILKSLLHAQMLRLIHKDFHKVVAEMTIIDSILFLIVHSIDKMGTIWPNFPVLLGLFYLGIRRHLHQEYNLFNVGSSPVGVRSNPADCPYRTDDGTYNDPFNEGTGSNGSFFGRNILPVDQRDQIMNPDPAVVVSKLLARKKFTDTGKQFNMIAVSWIQFMIHDWVDHLEDTNQIELTAPVEVQNGCPLKFFKFYKTKEVRTGFHDITTGAINIRTPWWDGSVIYGSNKEKLERVRTFKDGKLFVSEDGLLLHDEDGIAISGDVRNSWIGVSVLQALFIKEHNAVCDALKKEYPYMKDEELYRYGRLVTSAVIAKIHTIDWTVELLKTDILLAGMRANWYGLLGKKFKDAFGHIGEPILGGLVGLRKPQNHGIPYSLTEEFVSVYRMHALLPDNLAIRDVSAEPGSNKSPPLLEEIPMQDLIGLKGEKELAKIGFIKQLVSMGHQASGALELWNYPNWLRDLVTHDKDGHERPDHVDLAVLEVYRDRERKVARYNQFRRSLLMIPISKWEDLTDDQEAIQALKEVYGDNVEALDLLVGLMAEKKIKGFAISETSFFIFLIMASRRLEADRFFTSNFNEETYTKKGLKWVNTTENLKDVIDRHYPEMTKKWMNSTSAFSVWDSPPKAPTPVPLYLRMP, encoded by the exons atgaTCTCACTACTAGGAATTTTGAAGTCTCTCTTACATGCACAAATGCTTCGTTTGATCcataaagattttcataaagTTGTTGCCGAGATGACCATCATTGACAGCATTCTTTTCCTT ATTGTGCACTCCATTGATAAAATGGGGACCATATGGCCAAACTTCCCTGTGTTATTAGGTCTCTTTTATCTGGGTATACGCCGGCACCTTCACCAAGAGTACAACCTATTCAATGTAGGCAGCTCTCCGGTGGGGGTTCGGTCTAATCCAGCGGACTGTCCTTACAGGACAGACGATGGAACATACAATGATCCCTTCAATGAAGGTACTGGCAGCAATGGAAGCTTTTTTGGCAGGAACATTCTCCCTGTTGATCAGAGAGATCAG ATCATGAATCCGGATCCAGCAGTGGTTGTCAGTAAACTTCTAGCGAGGAAAAAGTTTACAGACACAGGAAAGCAATTCAACATGATAGCAGTTTCTTGGATTCAGTTTATGATCCATGATTGGGTTGATCACTTGGAGGACACTAACCAG ATTGAATTGACTGCCCCTGTAGAAGTTCAAAATGGATGCCCccttaaatttttcaagttcTACAAGACAAAGGAAGTCCGTACTGGTTTCCATGATATCACGACTGGTGCAATAAACATTCGGACACCTTGGTG GGATGGAAGTGTCATATATGGaagcaacaaagaaaagttagAAAGGGTGCGAACCTTCAAAGATGGGAAGCTTTTTGTATCAGAAGACGGACTCCTTCTTCATGACGAAGATGGCATTGCCATATCGGGAGATGTTCGCAATAGCTGGATTGGTGTCTCCGTTTTGCAGGCGCTCTTTATTAAGGAACACAATGCAGTCTGCGATGCTCTCAAG AAGGAATATCCGTATATGAAAGACGAAGAGCTGTACAGATATGGAAGACTGGTTACATCTGCTGTCATTGCAAAGATTCATACAATTGATTGGACAGTGGAGCTTTTGAAAACTGACATATTATTGGCTGGAATGCGTGCCAATtg GTATGGATTGCTAGGAAAGAAATTCAAGGACGCATTTGGACATATTGGAGAACCCATCTTGGGAGGTCTAGTGGGTCTTAGGAAACCTCAGAATCATGGTATCCCATATTCGTTGACTGAAGAGTTTGTAAGTGTTTACAGAATGCACGCACTTCTTCCTGATAATCTTGCCATCAGGGACGTCTCTGCCGAACCGGGTTCCAACAAGTCTCCACCATTGCTGGAAGA GATTCCTATGCAAGACCTGATAGGCCtaaaaggagaaaaggaaCTAGCAAAAATTGGATTTATAAAGCAACTGGTCTCTATGGGTCACCAAGCATCTGGAGCTTTGGAGCTCTGGAACTATCCTAACTGGCTTAGGGATCTTGTAACTCATGATAAAGACGGCCATGAAAGACCTGATCATGTGGACTTAGCAGTTCTTGAAG TTTATAGGGACAGGGAGAGGAAAGTTGCAAGGTACAATCAGTTCCGCAGAAGCCTATTGATGATACCTATATCCAAATGGGAGGATCTGACAGATGACCAAGAAGCTATCCAAGCACTGAAAGAAGTGTATGGTGATAATGTGGAAGCACTTGATCTTCTTGTAGGCCTCATGGctgagaaaaagataaaagggTTCGCCATTAGTGAgacttcattttttattttccttatcaTGGCATCCAG AAGGTTGGAAGCTGATAGGTTCTTCACAAGCAATTTCAATGAAGAAACATACACAAAAAAGGGACTTAAATGGGTGAACACTacagaaaatttaaaagatgTAATTGACCGTCACTATCCAGAAATGACAAAGAAATGGATGAACTCGACAAGTGCATTTTCTGTTTGGGACTCGCCTCCTAAAGCGCCCACTCCTGTCCCTCTCTATCTCCGTATGCCTTAG
- the LOC8287617 gene encoding alpha-dioxygenase 1-like isoform X2 — protein sequence MISLLGILKSLLHAQMLRLIHKDFHKVVAEMTIIDSILFLIVHSIDKMGTIWPNFPVLLGLFYLGIRRHLHQEYNLFNVGSSPVGVRSNPADCPYRTDDGTYNDPFNEGTGSNGSFFGRNILPVDQRDQIMNPDPAVVVSKLLARKKFTDTGKQFNMIAVSWIQFMIHDWVDHLEDTNQIELTAPVEVQNGCPLKFFKFYKTKEVRTGFHDITTGAINIRTPWWDGSVIYGSNKEKLERVRTFKDGKLFVSEDGLLLHDEDGIAISGDVRNSWIGVSVLQALFIKEHNAVCDALKKEYPYMKDEELYRYGRLVTSAVIAKIHTIDWTVELLKTDILLAGMRANWYGLLGKKFKDAFGHIGEPILGGLVGLRKPQNHGIPYSLTEEFVSVYRMHALLPDNLAIRDVSAEPGSNKSPPLLEEIPMQDLIGLKGEKELAKIGFIKQLVSMGHQASGALELWNYPNWLRDLVTHDKDGHERPDHVDLAVLEVYRDRERKVARYNQFRRSLLMIPISKWEDLTDDQEAIQALKEVYGDNVEALDLLVGLMAEKKIKGFAISETSFFIFLIMASRLEADRFFTSNFNEETYTKKGLKWVNTTENLKDVIDRHYPEMTKKWMNSTSAFSVWDSPPKAPTPVPLYLRMP from the exons atgaTCTCACTACTAGGAATTTTGAAGTCTCTCTTACATGCACAAATGCTTCGTTTGATCcataaagattttcataaagTTGTTGCCGAGATGACCATCATTGACAGCATTCTTTTCCTT ATTGTGCACTCCATTGATAAAATGGGGACCATATGGCCAAACTTCCCTGTGTTATTAGGTCTCTTTTATCTGGGTATACGCCGGCACCTTCACCAAGAGTACAACCTATTCAATGTAGGCAGCTCTCCGGTGGGGGTTCGGTCTAATCCAGCGGACTGTCCTTACAGGACAGACGATGGAACATACAATGATCCCTTCAATGAAGGTACTGGCAGCAATGGAAGCTTTTTTGGCAGGAACATTCTCCCTGTTGATCAGAGAGATCAG ATCATGAATCCGGATCCAGCAGTGGTTGTCAGTAAACTTCTAGCGAGGAAAAAGTTTACAGACACAGGAAAGCAATTCAACATGATAGCAGTTTCTTGGATTCAGTTTATGATCCATGATTGGGTTGATCACTTGGAGGACACTAACCAG ATTGAATTGACTGCCCCTGTAGAAGTTCAAAATGGATGCCCccttaaatttttcaagttcTACAAGACAAAGGAAGTCCGTACTGGTTTCCATGATATCACGACTGGTGCAATAAACATTCGGACACCTTGGTG GGATGGAAGTGTCATATATGGaagcaacaaagaaaagttagAAAGGGTGCGAACCTTCAAAGATGGGAAGCTTTTTGTATCAGAAGACGGACTCCTTCTTCATGACGAAGATGGCATTGCCATATCGGGAGATGTTCGCAATAGCTGGATTGGTGTCTCCGTTTTGCAGGCGCTCTTTATTAAGGAACACAATGCAGTCTGCGATGCTCTCAAG AAGGAATATCCGTATATGAAAGACGAAGAGCTGTACAGATATGGAAGACTGGTTACATCTGCTGTCATTGCAAAGATTCATACAATTGATTGGACAGTGGAGCTTTTGAAAACTGACATATTATTGGCTGGAATGCGTGCCAATtg GTATGGATTGCTAGGAAAGAAATTCAAGGACGCATTTGGACATATTGGAGAACCCATCTTGGGAGGTCTAGTGGGTCTTAGGAAACCTCAGAATCATGGTATCCCATATTCGTTGACTGAAGAGTTTGTAAGTGTTTACAGAATGCACGCACTTCTTCCTGATAATCTTGCCATCAGGGACGTCTCTGCCGAACCGGGTTCCAACAAGTCTCCACCATTGCTGGAAGA GATTCCTATGCAAGACCTGATAGGCCtaaaaggagaaaaggaaCTAGCAAAAATTGGATTTATAAAGCAACTGGTCTCTATGGGTCACCAAGCATCTGGAGCTTTGGAGCTCTGGAACTATCCTAACTGGCTTAGGGATCTTGTAACTCATGATAAAGACGGCCATGAAAGACCTGATCATGTGGACTTAGCAGTTCTTGAAG TTTATAGGGACAGGGAGAGGAAAGTTGCAAGGTACAATCAGTTCCGCAGAAGCCTATTGATGATACCTATATCCAAATGGGAGGATCTGACAGATGACCAAGAAGCTATCCAAGCACTGAAAGAAGTGTATGGTGATAATGTGGAAGCACTTGATCTTCTTGTAGGCCTCATGGctgagaaaaagataaaagggTTCGCCATTAGTGAgacttcattttttattttccttatcaTGGCATCCAG GTTGGAAGCTGATAGGTTCTTCACAAGCAATTTCAATGAAGAAACATACACAAAAAAGGGACTTAAATGGGTGAACACTacagaaaatttaaaagatgTAATTGACCGTCACTATCCAGAAATGACAAAGAAATGGATGAACTCGACAAGTGCATTTTCTGTTTGGGACTCGCCTCCTAAAGCGCCCACTCCTGTCCCTCTCTATCTCCGTATGCCTTAG